In Brachypodium distachyon strain Bd21 chromosome 2, Brachypodium_distachyon_v3.0, whole genome shotgun sequence, one genomic interval encodes:
- the LOC104582496 gene encoding uncharacterized protein LOC104582496 isoform X3, with product MEIRAQVAAEETDEARRKCRKVGEIMGSSLEVLSDQSHGNMLPESYTTSSAAQQSLTPSGHTSDAEPAVILGTDAACGLLAKMPPLTSMQDEPTNAERAATLDASAAWERLGMPPLTLSLEQCRQLLTTASYETLENLWSRETLENLQSEKAPENPLEKFQHANNLVMQAHERKKSYLFSLLQDLLSLLQKEESTYAQGLKGLIDSYRKLTDSYSKLYLNQSPASYTTLSAAQQSLTPSGHTSADAEPAGILGRDAAHGLPAQMPPLTSMQDEPTNAERAATLDASAAWDLWLEMSPLTLSPEQRRQLLAAYETLENLRSRETLENLQSEKAPENPF from the exons ATGGAAATACGAGCTCAAGTTGCTGCAGAAGAAACTGATGAAGCAAGAAGGAAGTGTAGAAAGGTTGGTGAGATTATGGGTTCATCTTTAGAAGTTCTATCTGACCAGAGTCACGGTAATATGTTACCTGAAAGTTATACTACATCGAGTGCTGCCCAACAAAGCTTAACACCCTCTGGACATACGTCAGATGCAGAACCAGCAGTTATCCTTGGCACAGATGCAGCTTGTGGTCTGCTGGCTAAAATGCCACCATTAACCTCCATGCAGGATGAACCTACAAATGCAGAAAGAGCAGCAACGTTGGATGCCTCAGCAGCTTGGGAACGGCTTGGAATGCCACCATTGACCCTTTCGCTGGAGCAGTGCAGACAACTCCTTACAACAGCTAGCTATGAAACACTGGAAAATCTTTGGTCAAGAGAAACACTGGAAAATCTTCAGTCAGAAAAAGCACCGGAAAATCCGTTGGAAAAGTTTCAACATGCCAACAATTTGGTTATGCAGGCCCATGAACGGAAG AAATCATACCTTTTCTCATTACTCCAAGACCTTCTCTCATTACTCCAAAAGGAAGAATCCACTTATGCTCAGGGACTGAAGGGCCTTATTGATAGCTACAGGAAACTTACTGATAGCTACAGTAAACTTTATCTAAACCAGTCACCAGCTAGTTATACTACATTGAGTGCTGCCCAACAAAGCTTAACACCCTCTGGACATACGTCTGCAGATGCAGAACCAGCAGGTATCCTTGGCAGGGATGCAGCTCATGGTCTGCCGGCTCAAATGCCACCATTAACCTCCATGCAGGATGAACCTACAAATGCAGAAAGAGCAGCAACATTGGATGCCTCAGCAGCTTGGGATTTATGGCTTGAAATGTCACCATTGACCCTTTCGCCGGAGCAGCGCAGACAACTCCTTGCAGCCTATGAAACACTGGAAAATCTTCGGTCAAGAGAGACATTGGAAAATCTCCAGTCAGAAAAAGCACCGGAAAATCCGTTTTGA
- the LOC104582496 gene encoding dehydration-responsive element-binding protein 2A isoform X4 produces the protein MERGEGKRGAGDCSVQERKKKVRRRSTGPDSIAETIKKWKEQNQKLQGENGPRKAPAKGSKKGCMAGKGGPENSNCAYRGVRQRTWGKWVAEIREPNRGKRLWLGSFPTAVEAAHAYDEAARAMYGAKARVNFSEHSTDANSGCTSAPSLLMSNGPTTASHPSDEKDELESPPFVMSSAPTDGLHQPDAKDEYGSAGTLVHEVKTEVSNDLRSTCEEHKTAEVFQQEGNALHKEVKVSYDYFNVEEVLDMIIVELSADRKMEVHEEYQDGDDGFSLFSY, from the exons ATGGAGCGGGGCGAGGGCAAGCGGGGAGCCGGAGACTGCTCCGTGCAGGAGAG GAAGAAGAAAGTGCGCAGGAGAAGCACTGGCCCTGATTCGATTGCTGAAACCATCAAGAAATGGAAGGAGCAAAATCAGAAGCTCCAGGGAGAGAATGGACCCCGGAAAGCGCCGGCCAAGGGTTCCAAGAAAGGGTGCATGGCAGGGAAGGGAGGTCCAGAAAATTCAAATTGTGCTTACCGCGGTGTGAGGCAGCGGACGTGGGGCAAATGGGTCGCTGAGATCCGCGAGCCCAACCGCGGCAAGCGGCTATGGCTTGGCTCATTCCCTACTGCGGTGGAAGCTGCGCATGCATATGACGAGGCGGCAAGGGCAATGTATGGCGCCAAAGCACGTGTCAACTTCTCAGAGCATTCCACGGATGCCAACTCTGGTTGCACCTCAGCACCTTCATTGCTGATGTCTAATGGGCCAACCACTGCGTCACATCCATCTGATGAGAAGGATGAGTTGGAATCTCCTCCATTTGTGATGTCCAGTGCGCCGACTGATGGGCTGCATCAGCCTGATGCGAAGGATGAGTATGGATCTGCAGGGACACTGGTGCACGAGGTGAAAACGGAAGTGAGCAATGACTTGAGAAGTACCTGTGAGGAGCACAAGACCGCGGAAGTATTCCAACAGGAGGGCAATGCTTTACACAAAGAAGTGAAAGTAAGTTATGATTACTTCAACGTCGAAGAAGTTCTCGACATGATAATCGTGGAATTGAGTGCTGATAGAAAAATGGAAGTACATGAAGAGTACCAAGATGGCGATGATGGGTTTAGTCTGTTCTCATATTAG